A genome region from Nocardia sp. NBC_00565 includes the following:
- the rarD gene encoding EamA family transporter RarD produces the protein MTARLPRTTVGKVQRSRTVPGVVFGTGAFLIWGLFPAYFGLLAFANPAEVVAQRILWTLVLVLVVLAVTGQLGGLRGIGGRTWRMAAVAIAALSINWGVYVYGVTSGHVVECALGYFINPLVTVAFGVLIFRERLARAQWAALGLGAVAVAVLTVDYGRPPLIALTLACSFATYGLVKKVIQLDALPGIAAEGLVAAPFALTFVIVFAATGHSEFASGIEHFGLMISTGPVTLLPLLLFAVAAQRVPLSTMGLLQYLTPALQMAWGVAVAHEPMPASRWAGFALIWAALAIFTADALIRARRLRRTPTHTPS, from the coding sequence ATGACCGCAAGGCTACCGAGAACTACCGTCGGCAAGGTGCAGCGAAGCAGGACGGTCCCCGGTGTTGTGTTCGGTACAGGCGCATTTCTGATCTGGGGGCTGTTCCCGGCGTATTTCGGGTTGCTGGCGTTCGCCAATCCGGCCGAGGTGGTCGCGCAGCGGATTCTGTGGACGCTGGTGCTGGTGCTCGTCGTACTCGCGGTGACCGGGCAGTTGGGCGGCCTGCGTGGAATCGGCGGCCGGACCTGGCGGATGGCCGCGGTGGCGATCGCGGCGCTATCGATCAACTGGGGCGTGTACGTGTACGGCGTGACGTCCGGACATGTCGTGGAGTGCGCGCTCGGATACTTCATCAACCCGCTGGTGACGGTCGCCTTCGGCGTGCTGATCTTCCGAGAGCGGCTGGCACGGGCGCAGTGGGCGGCGCTCGGGCTCGGTGCGGTCGCGGTCGCGGTGCTGACCGTGGACTACGGCAGACCACCGCTGATCGCGTTGACGCTGGCGTGTTCGTTCGCTACTTACGGGCTGGTCAAGAAGGTGATCCAACTGGACGCGCTACCCGGCATCGCCGCCGAGGGCTTGGTCGCCGCACCGTTCGCGCTGACCTTCGTGATCGTGTTCGCGGCCACCGGCCACAGTGAATTCGCCAGTGGTATCGAGCATTTCGGATTGATGATCTCGACCGGCCCGGTCACCCTCCTGCCGCTGCTGCTGTTCGCCGTTGCCGCACAACGAGTCCCGCTCTCGACCATGGGCCTCCTGCAATACCTCACCCCGGCCCTCCAAATGGCCTGGGGCGTAGCCGTGGCACACGAACCCATGCCCGCCTCCCGCTGGGCCGGCTTCGCCCTCATCTGGGCCGCCCTGGCCATCTTCACCGCCGACGCACTCATACGCGCACGCCGCCTGCGCCGCACGCCAACGCACACACCTTCTTGA
- a CDS encoding HAD-IC family P-type ATPase: MSITVSKTAVTGLTAAEVEQRRRDGLTNDVPDRASRSVREIVRANVFTRINAILGVLFILVLTTGSIIDGMFGLLIVANSAVGIIQEVRAKRTLDQLAIVSQAKPTVRRDGRAQEVMPREVVLDDLIELGPGDQIVVDGTVEESALLEIDESLLTGEADPVDKPIGAPVMSGSYVVSGSGAYRATKVGKDAYAAKLAEEASKFTLVKSELRSGIDTILKVITYLLIPAGLLSIYNQLFSSKESWRPAVSGMVAALVPMVPEGLVLMTSVAFAVGVVRLGQRKCLVQELPAIEGLARVDVVCADKTGTLTENGMRLSDIKVLGDFDDAQLRQALAAMAADDPRPNASVQAIAEELTDKPDWTYTAVAPFSSAKKWSGFSYGEHGDWLLGAPDVLLDPASEDARVAEELGSSGLRILLLARSDRPVDAADAPGEVRPAALVVLEQKVRPDARETLDYFASQHVSIKVISGDNAVSVGAVASSLDLRGGDHALDARELPEDRDALADVLERETTFGRVRPDQKRAMVAALQSRGHTVAMTGDGVNDVLALKDSDIGVAMGSGSPATRAVAQIVLLDNKFATLPYVVGEGRRVIGNIERVSNLFLTKTVYSVLLAFLVGLAGVGSQIFDYDPIGYPFLPRHVTIAAWFTIGIPAFILSLAPNNERARSGFVPRVMRLAIPSGVVIGIATFVAYLIAYAGPDATAQQKEQAGTTALITLIMIAVWVLAIVARPYVWWKVVLIGASIAAYVLLFTIPFTRHFFKLDPSNIGLTTAAFICGAVGIVLVEAAWWIAAAVQGEQRTLLPTAPGGAA; this comes from the coding sequence ATGTCGATAACCGTGTCCAAGACGGCCGTCACCGGGCTGACCGCGGCGGAGGTCGAGCAACGTCGCCGCGACGGGCTCACCAACGACGTGCCGGACCGGGCGAGCCGATCCGTGCGCGAGATCGTCCGCGCCAATGTCTTCACCAGGATCAATGCCATCCTCGGCGTGCTGTTCATCCTGGTGCTGACGACCGGCTCGATCATCGATGGCATGTTCGGTCTGCTGATCGTCGCCAATAGCGCGGTCGGCATTATCCAGGAGGTGCGCGCCAAGCGCACGCTGGACCAGTTGGCCATCGTCAGCCAGGCCAAGCCGACTGTGCGCCGGGACGGTCGGGCACAGGAGGTCATGCCGAGGGAGGTCGTGCTCGATGATCTGATCGAGCTCGGTCCGGGCGACCAGATCGTCGTCGACGGCACCGTCGAGGAATCCGCGCTGCTCGAGATCGACGAATCGCTGCTCACCGGTGAGGCCGATCCGGTGGACAAGCCGATCGGCGCGCCCGTGATGTCGGGCAGCTACGTCGTCTCCGGCTCCGGCGCCTATCGCGCGACCAAGGTCGGCAAGGACGCCTACGCGGCCAAGCTGGCCGAGGAGGCGAGCAAGTTCACTCTGGTCAAGTCCGAGCTGCGCAGCGGTATCGACACCATCCTCAAGGTCATCACCTATCTGCTGATCCCGGCCGGTCTGCTGAGCATCTACAACCAGTTGTTCTCCAGCAAGGAGTCCTGGCGGCCCGCGGTCTCCGGCATGGTCGCGGCGCTCGTGCCGATGGTGCCCGAAGGGCTGGTGCTGATGACCTCGGTCGCGTTCGCGGTCGGCGTGGTGCGCTTGGGGCAGCGCAAATGTCTGGTGCAGGAGCTGCCCGCCATCGAGGGGCTGGCCCGCGTCGATGTGGTGTGCGCGGACAAGACCGGCACGCTCACCGAGAACGGTATGCGCCTGTCCGATATCAAGGTGCTCGGCGACTTCGACGACGCGCAGCTGCGACAGGCGTTGGCCGCCATGGCCGCCGACGATCCGCGGCCGAACGCGAGCGTGCAGGCGATCGCCGAGGAGCTCACCGATAAGCCCGATTGGACCTACACCGCGGTCGCGCCGTTCTCCTCGGCGAAGAAGTGGAGCGGCTTCTCCTACGGCGAGCACGGTGACTGGTTGCTCGGCGCGCCCGACGTGCTGCTCGACCCGGCCTCCGAAGATGCCCGCGTCGCAGAGGAACTCGGCTCATCGGGGCTGCGCATCCTGCTGCTCGCGCGCAGTGACCGTCCCGTCGACGCCGCCGACGCACCGGGCGAAGTCCGGCCCGCCGCCCTGGTCGTACTCGAGCAGAAGGTGCGCCCCGACGCCCGCGAGACCCTCGATTACTTTGCCAGCCAGCATGTTTCGATCAAGGTGATCTCCGGCGACAATGCCGTCTCGGTCGGCGCGGTGGCCTCCTCGCTCGATCTGCGCGGCGGCGACCATGCCCTCGACGCGCGCGAATTGCCCGAGGACCGCGACGCTCTTGCTGATGTGCTGGAGCGCGAGACCACCTTCGGCCGGGTGCGTCCGGATCAGAAGCGAGCCATGGTGGCCGCCTTGCAATCTCGCGGCCACACCGTCGCCATGACCGGTGACGGCGTGAACGACGTACTGGCGCTGAAGGATTCCGATATCGGTGTGGCGATGGGCTCGGGTAGCCCGGCCACCCGCGCGGTCGCGCAGATCGTGTTGCTGGACAACAAGTTCGCCACACTGCCGTATGTGGTCGGTGAGGGCCGCCGGGTGATCGGCAATATCGAGCGGGTCTCGAATCTGTTCCTCACCAAGACCGTTTACTCGGTGCTGCTCGCGTTCCTGGTCGGCCTCGCCGGCGTCGGATCGCAGATCTTCGATTACGATCCGATCGGCTATCCGTTCCTGCCGAGGCATGTCACGATCGCGGCCTGGTTCACCATCGGCATCCCGGCGTTCATCCTGTCGCTGGCCCCGAACAACGAACGCGCCCGGTCCGGATTCGTCCCGCGCGTCATGCGTTTGGCCATTCCGTCGGGCGTGGTGATCGGCATCGCGACCTTCGTCGCCTACCTGATCGCCTACGCCGGACCGGATGCCACCGCACAGCAGAAGGAGCAGGCCGGTACCACCGCGCTGATCACGCTCATCATGATCGCGGTCTGGGTGCTCGCCATCGTCGCCAGGCCGTATGTGTGGTGGAAGGTGGTGCTCATCGGCGCCTCGATCGCCGCCTATGTGTTGTTGTTCACGATTCCGTTCACTCGGCACTTCTTCAAACTCGACCCCTCGAATATCGGGCTCACCACCGCGGCGTTCATCTGCGGCGCCGTCGGCATCGTGCTCGTCGAGGCCGCCTGGTGGATCGCCGCCGCGGTCCAGGGCGAGCAGCGCACGTTGCTGCCGACCGCGCCCGGCGGGGCCGCCTGA
- a CDS encoding PhzF family phenazine biosynthesis protein → MEVLLHQIDAFADAPFSGNPAAVMPLPTWLPDELLQHLAEENNLAETAFYTSQLPDEAGGPPGEWPAFQLRWFTPTMEVDMCGHATMAAAVQILEDIHPGADRVSFFTRSGWLHVDRTDDDEYVLDLPALESKEITPDPALVDALGVRPVRTYTGFDEVIVLGSEREVREARPNFAAFPPLAFDAVITAPGDTVDFVCRVFGPDLGVVEDPVTGSAHAQLVPLWSRELGRAELSARQLSRRGGSLRCELAGDRVLLIGRCRRYLDGVVTLPD, encoded by the coding sequence ATGGAGGTACTGCTGCACCAGATCGACGCGTTCGCCGACGCACCGTTCTCGGGCAACCCGGCCGCGGTCATGCCGCTGCCCACGTGGCTGCCCGACGAGCTGTTGCAACATCTGGCCGAGGAGAACAACCTCGCCGAGACCGCCTTCTACACCTCGCAATTACCCGACGAAGCGGGTGGGCCACCGGGGGAGTGGCCCGCCTTCCAGTTGCGCTGGTTCACCCCGACGATGGAGGTGGACATGTGCGGCCATGCCACCATGGCCGCGGCCGTGCAGATCCTCGAGGACATCCACCCCGGTGCGGACCGGGTGAGTTTCTTCACTCGTAGCGGCTGGTTGCACGTCGACCGGACCGATGACGACGAATACGTCCTCGATCTGCCCGCGCTCGAATCCAAGGAGATCACTCCCGATCCGGCGCTGGTGGACGCGCTAGGCGTGCGCCCGGTGCGCACATACACCGGATTCGATGAGGTAATCGTCTTGGGCTCCGAGCGGGAGGTGCGCGAGGCACGGCCGAATTTCGCGGCTTTCCCACCGCTCGCGTTCGACGCCGTGATCACCGCACCCGGCGATACCGTCGACTTCGTCTGCCGCGTCTTCGGCCCCGATCTCGGTGTCGTCGAGGATCCGGTCACGGGATCGGCGCACGCCCAACTGGTTCCGCTGTGGAGCCGTGAACTCGGCCGCGCCGAACTCAGCGCCCGTCAGCTGTCTCGACGCGGCGGTAGCCTGCGTTGCGAACTCGCAGGCGATCGCGTGCTGCTCATCGGCCGTTGCCGCCGGTACCTGGATGGTGTTGTGACGCTGCCGGATTAA
- a CDS encoding RluA family pseudouridine synthase: MRETRTMPVPDGLDGMRVDAGLSRLLGLSRTAVATLAEEGSVQLDGIAAGKSDRLVAGAWLEVEFPEPKRELTIEAAPVEGMKILYADDDIVAVDKPVGVAAHTGVGWTGPTVIGGLAAAGYRISTSGAHERQGIVHRLDVGTSGVMVVAQSEHAYTVLKRAFKQRTIDKRYHALVQGHPDPSSGTIDAPIGRARGDAWKFAVTADGRPSITHYDTVEAFQAASLLDIHLETGRTHQIRVHFSAIRHPCCGDLTYGADPRLAERLGLERQWLHARSLGFNHPADGRYLEITSEYPDDLKNALDVLRNA; this comes from the coding sequence ATGAGGGAAACGCGGACCATGCCGGTCCCCGACGGGCTCGACGGGATGCGCGTCGATGCGGGGCTGTCGCGGCTGCTCGGTCTGTCCCGCACCGCCGTGGCCACGCTGGCCGAGGAGGGTTCGGTACAGCTCGACGGCATCGCCGCGGGCAAATCGGATCGGCTGGTGGCCGGTGCCTGGCTGGAGGTCGAATTCCCGGAGCCCAAGCGGGAACTCACCATCGAGGCCGCGCCGGTGGAGGGCATGAAGATCCTCTACGCCGATGACGACATCGTCGCGGTGGACAAACCGGTCGGCGTCGCGGCGCATACCGGCGTCGGCTGGACCGGCCCGACCGTGATCGGCGGACTCGCCGCGGCGGGCTATCGCATCTCGACCTCGGGCGCGCACGAACGGCAGGGCATCGTGCACCGGCTCGATGTCGGCACCTCCGGTGTGATGGTGGTCGCGCAGTCCGAGCATGCGTACACAGTTCTCAAGCGGGCCTTCAAGCAGCGCACCATCGATAAGCGGTATCACGCACTGGTGCAGGGACATCCGGACCCGAGCAGCGGCACCATCGATGCGCCGATCGGCCGGGCTCGCGGTGATGCCTGGAAGTTCGCGGTGACGGCCGACGGGCGACCGAGCATCACGCATTACGACACGGTCGAGGCGTTCCAGGCGGCGAGCCTGCTCGATATCCATTTGGAGACCGGCCGCACGCACCAGATCCGGGTGCATTTCTCCGCGATCCGGCACCCATGCTGCGGTGACCTCACCTATGGCGCGGATCCGCGGCTGGCCGAGCGCCTGGGGTTGGAACGACAATGGCTGCACGCGCGTTCGCTGGGGTTCAATCATCCGGCCGACGGCCGGTATCTGGAGATCACCAGCGAGTATCCGGACGATCTGAAGAACGCGCTCGACGTGCTGCGTAATGCTTGA
- the lspA gene encoding signal peptidase II, whose amino-acid sequence MSDDRPPEDNSADKAVPPGDDAETPTPTTDSGRTADQPAAPLRLRTLLIIAAVLLGLDLLTKTIVVARLTPGDPVPIIGDFARLSLVRNPGAAFSMATGMTWLLTLVAAAVVIGVIRIGRTLRSLWWAIGLGMVLGGALGNLVDRLFRAPGPLQGHVVDFVAIGWWPVFNVADSSIVCGAILLVVLTVFGFEPDGTRTGRGDSAGSGAEPDDEPSDNGANGAASSKGNAA is encoded by the coding sequence GTGAGTGACGACCGGCCGCCCGAGGACAACTCCGCTGATAAGGCGGTGCCGCCCGGCGACGACGCAGAAACACCGACCCCAACCACCGATTCGGGCCGCACCGCCGACCAGCCCGCAGCACCGCTGCGGCTACGCACGTTGCTGATCATCGCCGCGGTGCTGCTCGGCCTGGACCTGCTCACCAAGACCATCGTCGTGGCGCGGCTCACCCCGGGCGATCCGGTGCCGATCATCGGCGATTTCGCCCGGTTGTCGCTGGTGCGCAACCCGGGCGCGGCGTTCTCGATGGCGACCGGCATGACCTGGCTGCTGACGCTGGTGGCCGCGGCCGTGGTGATCGGGGTGATCCGGATCGGGCGCACCCTGCGCTCGCTGTGGTGGGCGATCGGGCTCGGCATGGTGCTCGGCGGCGCGCTCGGCAATCTGGTGGACCGGTTGTTCCGTGCGCCGGGGCCGCTGCAGGGGCATGTGGTGGACTTCGTCGCGATCGGCTGGTGGCCGGTATTCAACGTGGCCGACTCCTCGATCGTGTGCGGCGCGATTCTGCTCGTCGTGCTGACCGTATTCGGTTTCGAGCCCGACGGCACGCGCACCGGGCGCGGCGATTCCGCGGGCTCCGGCGCGGAGCCCGACGACGAACCATCGGACAACGGGGCCAACGGTGCGGCCAGCAGTAAGGGGAATGCGGCATGA
- a CDS encoding VOC family protein: MSDVKPIPEGYPVVSPGLAIDGAAAAIDFYKRIFGASERMRMPGPDGKIAHCELTFGNSLVMVGDPAPDMDFLDPKTVGGTPVNLYVYVEDSDAAFTAALAAGAKELTPMTTQFYGDRSGAFEDPWGHRWTVATHVEDVPPDEMDRRMAELFGSP, translated from the coding sequence ATGTCCGATGTCAAACCGATCCCCGAGGGTTACCCGGTTGTCTCACCGGGGTTGGCGATCGACGGCGCCGCTGCCGCCATCGACTTCTACAAGCGTATCTTCGGCGCGTCGGAGCGGATGCGCATGCCCGGCCCGGACGGCAAGATCGCGCACTGCGAGCTCACGTTCGGCAACTCGCTGGTGATGGTGGGCGACCCGGCCCCCGATATGGACTTCCTGGACCCGAAGACGGTCGGCGGCACGCCCGTCAACCTCTACGTCTATGTCGAGGACTCCGACGCCGCGTTCACCGCGGCCCTCGCCGCGGGTGCCAAGGAACTCACCCCCATGACCACCCAGTTCTACGGTGATCGCAGTGGTGCGTTCGAGGACCCATGGGGCCATCGGTGGACGGTGGCCACCCACGTCGAGGATGTGCCGCCGGATGAGATGGACCGGCGGATGGCCGAATTGTTCGGCAGCCCCTGA
- a CDS encoding QcrA and Rieske domain-containing protein, giving the protein MTNNELAINRRTVVIAGASAAAAAAALTACTTYGKSDTAQADPPKPAAGSSGPNVAAGQPNPNAIASTGEVPVGGGVIKGNVVVTQPSAGSFVGLSSTCTHAGCKVATIAGGTINCACHGSKFGLDGSVVNGPATQPLAAKAIRVDGDSIVAG; this is encoded by the coding sequence ATGACCAACAATGAACTCGCCATCAACCGTCGCACCGTCGTGATCGCGGGCGCGAGCGCGGCGGCCGCCGCGGCCGCACTGACCGCGTGCACCACCTACGGCAAGAGCGATACAGCCCAAGCCGACCCGCCCAAGCCTGCCGCGGGTTCGAGCGGTCCGAATGTCGCCGCCGGCCAACCGAATCCGAACGCCATCGCCTCGACCGGCGAGGTTCCGGTCGGCGGCGGCGTCATCAAGGGCAATGTGGTGGTGACCCAGCCCAGCGCCGGTTCTTTCGTCGGTCTCTCCTCGACCTGCACGCACGCGGGCTGCAAAGTCGCCACCATCGCCGGCGGCACCATCAACTGTGCCTGCCACGGCAGCAAATTCGGCCTCGACGGCTCGGTGGTCAACGGCCCGGCCACGCAACCGCTCGCCGCGAAAGCCATTCGCGTCGACGGTGACTCGATCGTGGCGGGGTGA
- a CDS encoding DUF6529 family protein, producing the protein MSADREAPTVRVNPSPASAVAIIVPVLVGAAAAVLLGVYAKQHDPRFFSINVAGFSSPVAVKTWLATLATALALFQFISALAMYGKLNPVLRRLSGTNTSWVAPVHVWSGRLAVLVSVPVAVHCLYALGFQDYENRVLIHSLLGCFFYGAFVAKMLLLTRKGLPGWVIPVAGGLVLAGLTGIWLTSALWFFQHNGVTF; encoded by the coding sequence GTGTCGGCTGATCGAGAAGCACCCACGGTCCGGGTGAATCCGAGCCCGGCTTCGGCGGTGGCCATCATCGTGCCGGTGCTCGTCGGCGCGGCGGCCGCGGTACTGCTAGGCGTGTATGCGAAGCAGCACGATCCCAGGTTCTTCTCCATCAACGTGGCCGGATTCTCCAGCCCGGTCGCGGTGAAGACCTGGCTGGCCACCCTGGCCACCGCACTGGCGCTGTTCCAGTTCATCTCGGCGCTGGCCATGTACGGCAAGCTCAACCCGGTCCTGCGGCGGCTGAGCGGTACCAATACCTCCTGGGTCGCCCCGGTCCATGTGTGGTCGGGCCGGCTGGCCGTGCTCGTGAGCGTTCCGGTCGCCGTGCACTGCCTGTACGCCTTGGGTTTTCAGGACTACGAGAACCGCGTACTGATCCATTCCCTGCTCGGCTGCTTCTTCTACGGAGCCTTCGTCGCCAAGATGCTGCTGCTGACCCGAAAGGGGCTGCCCGGCTGGGTCATTCCGGTCGCGGGCGGGCTGGTGCTGGCCGGACTGACCGGCATCTGGCTCACCTCGGCCCTGTGGTTCTTCCAGCACAACGGCGTCACCTTCTGA
- the acs gene encoding acetate--CoA ligase — protein sequence MTSATTDRDTNYPPAAEFVATANAGVGLYDRAAADRLEFWAEQARRLHWHQPWTQVLDWNDAPVAKWFVDGKLNVAYNCVDRHVLDGHGDQVAIHWEGEPGDSRDLTYSELLAEVSRAANYLTELRLRTGDRVAIYMPMVPEAIVAMLACARLGLTHSVVFAGFSPTALRQRVDDAGARLVITTDGQWRRGTAAPLKAAVDEALADGTHTVEHVLVVRRTNIEVPWTEGRDLWWHDTVTDASPDHQAQAFDAEHPLFILYTSGTTGKPKGILHTTGGYLTQAAYTHHNVFDHKAGQDVYWCTADIGWVTGHTYIVYGPLANRATQVVYEGTPNSPDEHRHFDIIEKYGVTIYYTAPTLVRTFMKWGRQIPDAHNLSSLRLLGSVGEPINPEAWRWYREVLGGNRTPIVDTWWQTETGAIMISPLPGVTAAKPGAAMTALPGISAKIVDDDGTELDPGHSGLLVLDQPWPSMLRGIWGDMDRFRETYWDRFADHGWYFAGDGAKFDDDGDLWVLGRVDDVMNVSGHRISTAEVESAIVGHAAVAEAAVVGANDATTGQAIVAFVILTAGASNTGADLVGALKAEVAREISPIARPREIHIVPELPKTRSGKIMRRLLRDIAEGRELGDTSTLVDPKVFEAIARG from the coding sequence TTGACCAGTGCAACCACCGACCGTGACACCAACTACCCGCCGGCGGCGGAGTTCGTAGCGACCGCCAATGCCGGTGTGGGACTGTACGATCGCGCCGCGGCCGACCGGCTCGAGTTCTGGGCCGAACAGGCGCGGCGGTTGCACTGGCACCAGCCATGGACCCAGGTCCTGGACTGGAACGACGCGCCCGTCGCGAAATGGTTCGTCGACGGCAAACTCAATGTCGCCTACAACTGCGTGGACCGCCATGTGCTCGACGGGCACGGCGACCAAGTGGCCATCCACTGGGAAGGTGAGCCGGGCGATTCCCGTGACCTCACCTACAGTGAGCTGCTCGCCGAAGTCTCCAGGGCGGCAAACTATCTCACCGAGCTCCGGCTGCGGACCGGCGATCGGGTCGCCATCTATATGCCGATGGTCCCCGAGGCGATCGTCGCCATGCTGGCCTGCGCCCGCCTGGGTCTGACGCATTCGGTGGTGTTCGCCGGTTTCTCCCCGACAGCCCTGCGTCAGCGGGTCGACGATGCCGGGGCGCGGCTGGTGATCACCACCGACGGTCAGTGGCGGCGCGGTACCGCCGCGCCGCTCAAGGCCGCCGTCGACGAGGCGCTGGCCGACGGTACGCACACCGTGGAGCACGTACTCGTGGTGCGACGCACCAATATCGAGGTGCCCTGGACCGAGGGCCGCGACCTGTGGTGGCACGACACCGTCACCGACGCCTCGCCCGATCACCAGGCGCAGGCTTTCGATGCCGAACATCCGCTGTTCATCCTCTACACCTCCGGCACCACCGGAAAACCCAAGGGCATCCTGCACACCACCGGCGGCTACCTGACCCAGGCCGCCTACACCCACCACAACGTCTTCGATCACAAAGCGGGACAAGATGTCTACTGGTGCACCGCCGATATCGGCTGGGTCACCGGGCACACCTACATCGTCTACGGGCCGCTCGCCAACCGCGCCACCCAGGTCGTCTACGAGGGCACACCCAACTCCCCCGATGAGCACCGGCATTTCGACATCATCGAAAAGTACGGCGTCACCATCTATTACACCGCTCCCACCCTGGTGCGGACCTTCATGAAGTGGGGCCGCCAGATTCCGGACGCGCACAATCTGTCCTCGCTGCGGCTACTCGGCTCAGTGGGTGAGCCGATCAATCCGGAAGCATGGCGCTGGTACCGAGAGGTACTGGGCGGCAACCGGACTCCCATCGTGGACACCTGGTGGCAGACCGAAACCGGCGCGATCATGATCTCCCCGCTGCCCGGCGTCACCGCCGCCAAACCGGGCGCGGCCATGACCGCACTGCCCGGCATCTCCGCGAAGATCGTCGACGACGACGGCACCGAACTCGACCCCGGCCACTCCGGGTTGCTGGTACTGGATCAGCCGTGGCCCTCGATGCTGCGCGGCATCTGGGGCGATATGGACCGCTTCCGCGAGACCTACTGGGACCGATTCGCCGACCACGGCTGGTATTTCGCCGGTGACGGGGCCAAGTTCGACGACGACGGCGACCTGTGGGTGCTCGGCCGGGTCGACGATGTCATGAACGTCTCCGGTCACCGAATCTCCACCGCCGAAGTCGAATCCGCGATCGTCGGCCATGCGGCGGTCGCCGAGGCCGCCGTGGTCGGCGCGAATGACGCGACCACCGGCCAGGCCATCGTCGCGTTCGTCATCCTCACCGCCGGTGCGAGTAATACCGGCGCGGACCTCGTCGGCGCGCTGAAAGCCGAAGTGGCACGGGAGATCAGCCCGATCGCCCGGCCGAGGGAGATCCATATCGTCCCGGAACTCCCGAAAACCCGCAGCGGCAAGATCATGCGCCGCCTGCTCCGCGATATCGCAGAGGGTCGCGAACTCGGCGATACGTCGACCCTCGTCGATCCGAAGGTCTTCGAGGCCATCGCCCGCGGATAG